Proteins encoded within one genomic window of Pseudomonas cannabina:
- a CDS encoding DUF3613 domain-containing protein — MKRIVLAGITSLVIAGNGWADNGESSPPAPTQAETWLQLQASGKAASPTPQANTSTERDLSLQRWLETYKYNIPEFYERDAGGSFSSDGK; from the coding sequence ATGAAACGCATCGTGCTGGCAGGCATCACCTCACTGGTGATTGCAGGAAACGGCTGGGCCGACAACGGTGAGTCGTCGCCCCCCGCGCCAACCCAGGCCGAGACCTGGCTGCAACTACAGGCCAGCGGCAAGGCAGCGTCGCCAACGCCGCAGGCCAATACGTCCACGGAACGCGACCTGAGCCTGCAACGCTGGCTTGAGACCTACAAATACAACATCCCGGAATTCTATGAGCGGGACGCGGGCGGCAGTTTTTCCTCGGATGGCAAATAG